The nucleotide sequence TTACGTAAAGAATCGCTATCTGTAACTTTTGAAGGATATGATATTGCAGATATATCAAGACTACCTTTAAAAAAATTACTTTCAATCTTTACACCTTATAGTAATGGTACTGCTCCTGCATTAATACAATTAATTAAAAAACATCAGGAAAAAGGAATGGTAGCGCAACGCATTGCAGAAGATCTTGTTGCTCGCGTAAAAGTATTAATAGAATTAGGACTTGGGTATTTGTCTTTAGAGCGTAATACGCCTAGCCTTTCTCCTGGGGAACACCAAAGGTTGCGTCTTGCAACTCAAGTACGCAGTAATTTATTTGGAGTAGTATACGTTTTAGATGAGCCATCTGCCGGACTTCACCCCGCAGATACCGAAGCTTTATTAAAAACATTAGATGGCCTTAAAGCCACAGGGAACTCTTTATTTATAGTGGAACATGAATTAGATGTTATACGCCACGCAGATTGGATAGTAGATGTTGGTCCAGAAGCCGGAGAAGGTGGTGGAGAAATATTATATAGTGGCGCTCCTAAGGGATTAAAAGAAGTTGCTAGATCTAAGACCAGAGAACATTTGTTTAATGAGCTTCCATTTAAACAACTTACCGCTCGAGAACCGTCTGGATGGTTAAAACTGAAAGGAGTTACAAGAAATAATTTAGAAAATCTAAATGTCTCTTTCCCAATAGGAGTTTTAACAAGCGTTACTGGAATATCTGGTTCCGGAAAAAGCAGTTTGGTAAGTCAGGTTTTAGTAGAATTGATCGCTAATCATTTAGGGAATTCTCCCGTGATAGAAGATGAGGTAGAGGATGAACTTCAAAACGAAACTATCGAAACTTTGGGCGGTGAAATTTCGGAAGGGTCTGAGCATATTAAAAGAATGGTAGTGGTGAATCAAAAACCAATTGGAAGAACTCCTCGATCTAATTTAGCAACCTATACAGGATTATTTGATGTAGTTAGAAAATTATTCGCCTCTACAAAGTTGGCGAAATCTCGTAAATATAATGCTGGAAGATTTTCATTTAATGTAGGTAAAGGGAGATGCCCAAATTGTGATGGAGAAGGTTTTGTTATGGTAGAACTATTATTCTTACCTAGTGTTTATGCTCCATGCCCGGTTTGTAATGGTACTAGATATAATGAAGAAACTTTGGAAGTAGAATATCAGGGTAAGAATATTGCAGACGTTTTAAGTATGACCGTTAATGAGGCTTTAATATTCTTTGAAAATGAAGATAGAGTTTATCGTACTCTTAAAGTTTTAAAAGATGTAGGACTAGGCTATCTAAGATTGGGGCAACCAGCTACAGAACTCTCCGGTGGAGAAGCGCAGAGAATAAAACTGTCTAAAGAACTTCAGCGGGTAAATAGAGCAAACACACTATATGTGTTAGATGAGCCTACTACAGGACTTCACCCTACAGATGTTGAAAAGCTACAATTGCAATTAGCAAGGTTAGTAGATTCTGGAAATACGGTAATTGTTGTAGAACACGATATGCAAATTATTGCCGGAAGTGATTGGGTAATAGATATTGGTCCAGGTGCAGGAGATGAAGGAGGGAAAATTGTAGCAGAAGGTATCCCTCAAAATGTAGCAAAAAATAAGCAAAGTAAAACTGCTAAATATCTAGATCGAACTCTGAAAGGTACTCAATAGCCTCAACTTTATTTAATTAGAAGATCAGAAATTTAAGACGGAGCCCTCCCCAAGGTTCTGTCTTTTTTTTTATAAATTTAAGTAAAAGCAGCACGTGTAAGATCTTTATATAAGAAGCTTGATAACTATTTAAAAAATAAGATCAATTAAATAAAAACCTTAAGTTTTATTTATAACAGAGCTATAAAATTTTTTGTTTCTTAAGGCTAAATGAAATTATAAACACAATGAAAGCAATACATATAACAAAATCTGGAGGTCCGGAAGTTTTACAAATAAGAGAAACTCCTAAACCTAGTATAGAAAAAGATGAAGTTCTTATAAAGGTAAAGGCAGCGGGAGTTAATCGTAGCGATGTTATTACCAGAAAGAATACCAAAGCTTACGGAAAAGGAGTTACGGAAGCGTTAATTCCAGGGTTGGAAGTATCTGGAGAAATCGCGGAGATTGGTGAAAATGTACATAATAAGAAAATTGGTGATAAAGTTTGCGCATTAATTGCTAGCGGAGGTTATGCAGAATACGTTGCAGTAAAAAGTTCACATTGTCTTCCAATTCCAGAAGGTGTGAGTCTTATAAATGCAGCATCACTACCGGAAACTATCTTTACAGTTTGGTTTAATGTATTTCAATTAGGGAATCTCCAACCAGGAGAGAAATTATTAATTCATGGAGGAACCAGCGGAATAGGTACTATGGGCTTGCAAATGGCAAAAGCTATGGGTTCTAAAACTTTTACTACTGCAGGTAGCGACGAAAAGATCGAATTTCTAAATAATATGAATGTGGGAAAAGCTATCAACTATAAAAAAGAAGCTTTTGAAGAAGTTTTAAAAGACGAAAAGATAGATGTGATCTTAGATATGGTTGGAGGAGATTACACTCAAAAGAATCTTGATATTCTCAATAAAAAAGGGAGACTTATAAATATTAACGGGATGAAGAGTAATGACGTAAATATCAATCTACGAACTATAATGAGTAAAAATCTTACTATGACAGGAAGCTTTCTTAAGCCTCAAGATGCATCAGTAAAAACCAAAATAGCCGAAGAGGTGGAAAAGAATATATGGCCACTTTTTAGTTCAGAAAAGATCAAAACTATTATTTATAAAAAGTTTCCTTTAGAAAAAGCTGCAGAAGCACATAAGCTAATGGAAAGCAGCGAGCATATTGGTAAGATCCTGCTCACCATAGACTAAAGAAAATTGAATCAACGCAAAACTAAAAAATCCTCTCAGTTTCCTGAAAGGTTTTTTTTTAGTTAATTTTATACAGTTAACTAGTGGGTTATGAACTTGTAACCTTGATAAAAAGTTTAGAATCTGTCATAGAAATTTCACACCTTGCAGGTGCTACAGTTGCGTAGGTATTCCCACAGGTCGGACATAAATAGTAAACTGTTGCTAAGGTATTATCTGTTCCTGCTTCCAAAGCCTTCAAGGCTTCAATATAAAAGTCACGATGTTTTTGTTCCACTTTATAGGCATAAGTAAGACTAATTTGAGCCATATAATTACCAACAGCATTGGCGTCTTTTATAAAGTTAGGATACATGGTATTGAATTCATAACTTTCTCCTTCAATGGCTTCTTTTAGATTTTCTGCAGTGGTGTTTACTGAGAATTCAGGAGTGATCTCAGGAATGGATTCTCCCATTCTTAGCAAAACCACTTTATGGTTATTTGCATGAATAAGCTTTGCACCAGATGCTGCTTTAAATAACAATGCTATTTCGGGATGTCCTTCTTCTGCTGCCTTTTTACTATAAGCCGCATACTTAAAATGCGCTGTAGTTTCGCCTTTATATGCATCATGCATGTTTGTAATAGTTAATTGTTGCGGATCTTGACTCTTTTCATCTATTGTTGAGTTTGAACTTGCTTCTGCTTCAGCAATTTCGTTGGAAACCGTTTTCTTTTCGATTTTCTCATTACAAGATTGAAATAATGTTGTAAGAGAGAACGCTGCTACTAAGAGTACTAAAATTGATTTTTTCATGGTATTATTATTATTAAAATTATTTTGAAATTATATTTCAGATAACGATTATTATAGACCTTTTTTATTCCGCTGATGGATCCCCAAAATCTGGAAGTGCCAATTCTATGCCTGCACCATGTTTAAATACTAATTCGCCACCCAAATACCCCGTTCTGGCAACAGAGGCTACCAACACGAGAAACAAAAGAAAAGTTGACCATTTCAACCAAGTTCTTTGATAATTAAAAAAATACATACTAGCTCTAATTAGCGCGGTGATAATTGCCAACCAAAGGGTAATAGTTGCTGCTTCTTCATGTATTTCCAATGGTTCCTGAAGAATACCGTCTGTCATTCCATCTCCAGCATAACTACCACTCACATAGGCTACAATTGCCCCAATTGCTCCTAATAGCAATAAGTAAAATGATGCCTTTTTAACAAAATGACTCTTGCTTAAAAGGCTTAATAATTCAAATAGAAATCCCGTTAATAATAAGGCGATGGGAAAATGAATAACCATAGCATGTATGTGTGGTGCTGTGAACATAATTTGATGTTTTTTAAAATTGTTTTTCGAGTAGCATTTTAAGGCCGGTAACTGAGCTGATAAAAAACTAGATTCTTATATAGATCGCTAGTTGTTACCTCAGCTTGAATATTTTGAAGACTCATTGCAGAATTAACAATATCAAAAAGGCTGCAATGATGTATTATATACGGTTGTAATCCAAGTTTTTTATTATTCTTTGGATTAATATTGGTTCCACGTTTATGGTTATTTTCATTCTGATATTAGGTTAGATAGAATTGGCCATCAGACACAAATTTTTAGATTTTTTTTTTAAAACTCGTACCGCTTTGCCTCTATAGGTTTCATCATGAATTACAATCGTGGGAATCAGAAAAATTTCGCTCATCATTAATACGTTTTATTTGAGTTACAACTTCCCTTTAGACTGACATTTAAAACTTTCAAATGCTTTAACCCGCGTTTACTATTCTCTTATTTCTAATTGATCAGTATAATTTTTAAGGCTTTTTCTACTTCAGCATTACCAAACACTTCATAAGCTTTCATAATTTCTTCTAGCTTAAAGTGGTGGGTAATTAATTTCTGAGGTTGGATTCTATCTGAAATGATCGTTTTGAGAAGCATGGGAGTTGTATTTGTATTTACAAGCCCCATGGTGATGGTAATATTCTGAATCCATAAATCCTGAATTTTTAGCTCAACGCTTTTTCCATGTACGCCAATGTTGGCGATATGCCCTCCTGGTTTAACGATCTGCTGGCAGATATCAAAAGTTGCAGGAGCACCTACGGCTTCTATAGCCACATCTACACCTTCAACAGTTTCAGCCAATATTTTTTTAATGGCATCTTCTGAACCAGAATTAATAGTTTCTGTTGCTCCCCATTTTTTTGCCAATTCCAGACGATTTTCATCCAGATCTATCATAAATATTTTGGAAGGAGAATAGAACTGAGCTGTTAGCAGAGCAGACATTCCAATTGGACCCGCACCTATTATGGCGATCGTATCACCTGGTTTAACACATCCATTTATTACTCCTATTTCATGACCCGTAGGAAGTATGTCACTAAGCATAACCAAAGCTTCATCATCCACCTCATTTGGGGCTTCATAAAGGCTATTATCCGCATGTGGGATCCTAACATATTCTGCTTGCGTACCATTAATTAGATTCCCCAATATCCATCCGCCGTCTTTACAATGAGCATACATTTGTTTTTTGCAATATTCACAGGTACCACAGGCGGTGATACATGAAATGATCACCTTATCCCCTTTCTTGAAATTAACCACACCAGCACCTACTTCCTCTATCACACCTACACCTTCATGCCCTAAGGTGGTGCCAGGTTTTACGCTTGGAGTTTTGCCGTGTAAAATTCCTAAATCTGTTCCACAAATAGTTGTCTTAAGTATCTTTACTATAGCATCTGTTGGTAATTTTATCTCGGGTTTTGAAACCTCTTTGTAAGATATTTTCCCAGGACCACCATATACAAGACCTTTCATAGTTTTTTTAAGAGTAGAAGAATTATTGGAATGGATTTTATCTTTTGATAACATTTTATTAGACATCTCTCAGCTATTCTTTAATAATTGATATTCAGTGATTTACGAACAGCTAAGTTATAGGAAGGCTAAGCGCCAAAACATGATGAATATCAGTTATGCATTTAATCTGAAGAAACAATATTGCTACGCTAATTAAAATTGGAAGCAATTGAACCTCAATTTATTAGAAATGGAAGCAATAAAGTAATCGCATGAAAACAGTGGAGATCTATTTAAAAATGAAAAATCCAGAATTATATAAATTCTATGTAAAAACTAAAAGATCTAGGGCACTTCATAATGCCCATTTTAGAAAATAAGTATGGATTATAAAAGTAGATCAAAAACATATTTCAATTAAAACACCTCAAACTTTAGATCAATAATATAAACCTAATGGGAAAAAGATAATAAGATTTGGATCCAATATTTCAGATAAGATGAAATGTTTATAATATCTTGACAGATAAAGTATTTATTAAATCATGAATCTAAGTTGCTTTTAAAAATAGTATTAGAATTAAAGTAACTTATTTAACTACATCAAAAAACCATAGAAATTTTGATAATCAATAAATTATATATTTTGCTTATTGTTTTTTATTTCAATCATTCTTACTCTGAAGAATATATTGAAATTAACTACAAAGGAATAGAAGGAGTTATTCTTTGTGAGGAATATTTCTCTTTAAGATATCGAGAAACTTATAATATTTACAACTTATCTTTTAAAGAAGTTTATGAATTAGAAAACTATCTTGAGAGAAGTGAAAATCGGTATCCCTCTTATTTTAGAAAGTATCAAGGCTTAATTAAGGATGGAAAAAAATATATCAATATTAAATTAATAAATCCAGTGTATAAACATCAGTATTCTCCAAATTGGAAAGAAGATAAAACCGTATATATTCACGAATGTAATACAAGGACTATTGTATATAGTTTTTCTGAAAAAAAAATTATAATGAATAAACTTAATGAATGTGGAGATTAGCCAAAAAGCTTAGCGTATAAAAGGCTTAAAGAAAAAAATAAAATGCTCTTTTATTGGAATCGACGAAAGAAAGTGAATTTTTACGACAAAAGATAAAATTGTTAAACCCGATAAATACCTGTTATACCGAGTTATTTAAAAAGCTGCATATTCTGTACCTATTAGAAACAAGAAAGGCTTCACATTTTTGTGAAGCCTTGTCTTTCCTAGTAGCGGGAACTGGACTCGAACCAGTGACCTTCGGGTTATGAGATTGAAGTTAGTATATATTAAAATATATCAAAACCCAGCAAATACAATGATTACCAGTGTTTAAAATATTTTATATATTCAATAGAAATGGTTTAAAACCAAATTATTCTGTACCTATTCTGTACCCCTTTTTATTCTTTTGATTATCTTTATACAACTATATATAATATTATGGCTAGTATAAAAATTGTTCGAAGGAAAAATAAAGAAAGAAAGGACGGCACTGCCCCTCTCACTTTGAGAATTAGCGACAATTACAAAACTAGCTATAAATTTATCGGACAATATGTATTGGAAAAGGATTGGGATAAAAACGCAGGAAAAGTAAAAAGAACACATCCTTATTCACAGAAGCTAAACAATTTCCTGTTGAAAAAGTTAACTGAGGCCAATGATATATATTTCGATTCTAAGATAGAACTCACAACTAATCAAGTCAAACAAAAATTAAAAGGTGCAGGAGGTTCTAAATCATTCTTCGCTGTCGCTACAGATAGAATAAAAAACAAATATGAGCGGGGCACATTTTCTGTAGTAAAATCTGAACTATCTATTCTTTACAACTTACAAGAGTTTTTAAACTTTAACATAGCCAAGGGAAAAGAAATCAGCATTCAAGAAATAAAGCTTCGCAGAAAAGAGCGAGTTAGCAATGGACGAAAAGGCAACCATTCATTTATAGATTCCATAGAGCAATTCAAAAAGAATAAATCCCTAAAATTTCAGGATATAAACGAAGCTTTCCTAGATAAATACAAAGACTTCTGTCTGGTTTATTTAGGACAAAAAACTCGTACGATTACAAATCAACTTATCTTCATTCGTACCTTATTTAACAAAGCTATCAAAACTGGGGTTGTTGATGCGAAGTTCTATCCCTTTGGTGGAGAAAAAGAAAAAATACGTATAGGTTCAAGCCATAAAATTGGTCTTACTTCTAAAGAAATTGAAAAAATTGAAATCTTAAAATTAGAACCAAATACTTCTATTTGGCATACCAAAAACGTGTGGCTAATTGCGTTTTATTTTGCAGGTATTAGAATTTCCGATGCTGTTCAACTAAGATGGTCAGATTTTAAAGATGACAGACTTCTTTATGTGATGCACAAAAATGAAAAGCCCGTTAGTTTAAAAATACCTCAAAAAGCAATTAAAATCTTAAATCTATACAAAAAAGGTAAGGATGAAAACAATGGTTATGTTTTTCCATTTCTTAGATCTGTAGAGATATCTAATATTGAGGATATATTTAAGAAAACAAGAAATGCTACTAAACTCTTTAATAAGTATTTGAAGTGCATCGCTACAGAATGCAACATTGACAAAAATTTATCTAATCACATCGCGCGACACAGTTTCGGAAATATTGCTGGTGACCGAATCCATCCATTGATGCTTCAGAAACTATATAGACATAGTGATTTAAAAACTACCTTGAATTATCAGGCAAATTTTGTCCATAGAGATGCAGATGATGCTTTGGATAGTGTTGTGAATTTTTAGTTTTATTTGTACTTGAAATTATTACTAAAAAAGGCTTGGAGAAATTTGGAATTTGTATTATATATTACAAATAAAGAGAACTTACATTTGAGGTCTTCTCGCTACTGCCTTACGGATCATTCAATCCTAATCCTGAATTTTTTAAAAGTCGGTGCACCTTCACGAAAAGAAAAATTCTTTATATGGCAAACGTATACGGAGCAAACTAGGTGGAGGCCATTATTATTTAGGCAACTCTTGCAACCGTCATACCACAGATGGTATTGAGGCGGTTATACAGTACGCCTATATGGATACAATGCCTTGACAAATAGAATTTGAACAAGTTTTCTAAAGGCCTACCTTTAAATATCAGGATATTTATGTATCATACGATTTCTAAAAAAGTCCGAAAATTAAAGGGTAAGATAAATTCTGGTAACACAACTTATAATTTGGGAGAAATAATCTATCATACACCATTCGGATTTATATACGCTTTGGATTCAGAACCAATCCGGGATGACTTTTGTGAAATTACCGATGTTAAAAAGTTTGAATTAAATCAAACTTTGCATGTAAGATTAATGATACTTTACCTCGCACCTAAAATCTATATCTCAGGCTTGTATAGTTGAAGTCAGAAAAGTCGTTACTAAAGTAACATTTATCCAAGAAACCATTTCCAGCGCAACCACCTTTGATAAAGAATATTTATTTATAGGATGAAATGACCTTTTAAATTTAGGGGTTATGTGCAAATCGCATTTTTATTTGCCAAATACGCAATACCCTGTACTTTCTAAATTTTTTAATTAGAATGGGAATATTAGATGCGGAAGATTACAAAAATTAGCAAACTACGTTTTTAGTTTTATTATCAATCCACCAAAAAAAAATTTCCGAAGAATCGTAAAAGAACTTGGTTATTCAAGTAGTGTCGGATTCCCTTTAATCCAATAAGTTTTCAATTAACACTCAAGAAACCTAATTTACACTTTCATCGCTTTCAGATTACGTGGTCAATAGTATGAGCTTCACTATACTTTAAACACTCTCAACATTCTATAAATGAAAGAGCTTTAAAATATTTAATGGGACTGTTAAAATTCTTGATCTTAAGATCAAAATTTCACTAAAAGACACTCTTATAAGTTTATATTACCTAATTTTACATTTATGAAGAACAACTTTCATAGAGTATTGTCTGTTTGTATGGCGCTTGGAGTTCTATTTACTACCACGTCATTCACAGTTGATATGCACTTCTGTGGAAAGGCACTGGTTGATTTTTCTTTAGTGCAAAATGTCCAGACCTGCGGAATGGAAAAACAACAATCCAAAAAAAGTTGCGAAAAGGGTTTTTCTAAAAAGTCCTGTTGTTCGGATAAGCAAATAGCGGTTGATGGTCATGATGATTTGAAGTCATCATTCAATAAATTTACTTTTGAGCAACAAACATTTGTTGCTACTTTCTTCTATACATATATCAATTTATTTGAGGGACTTGATGAAAATGTCATCCCTTTCAAAAATTACTCGCCGCCCTTTCTCATACGGGATGTGCAAAAACTACACGAGACATATTTAATTTGATCTAACACAGCAGTACCCCCTTTCAAAGGTTGGAATATGGGAAATTCTGCCCTATGAAATCTTCGATTTTGGATTCACTTTATAAAATAAAGAGATTATCCATATCAAATTATATAAATATGATCCATAATTATTAAAAGATTTCTTTAGCATTCTCCCTAAATTTCGATTAAAGTTCTTAACTATCCTATTTCGTTAAAATATTTTTTTCAAGAACATAGACCCACATGTTGGGTTTTCGAAAGGTTTTAAAAATTAAATAGTATAATAAACGAAAGGGATTGGTTGATTTTAATTCGGAGTTATAGTACTGGGTGTTTTTTACACCGGGATAGAAAAACCAAAAAAAAGCGCAAGGCTGTCTTGAAAATTCTGTATGAAAGATTTTTCAAAGAAGAAATCAGAATAAAAGAATATTTGGAACAAAGTCCTATAAAATCTCTAATAAGAAACAAATTTTCAATCGAAAGAAAATTTTTAAAATAAACAATAATCAATTTAAAATAGATCAAAAATGAAAAAGACAAGTATAAAAATGGGAATCTTAACAATGAGTTTGTTAGCGCTCACCACAATATCCTGTAAAGATGGGAATAAGGAGGAAGCTCCCATACCAATGTCAAGCGAAATGCAGCTGGAAGATGGAACTAATAATGGTGATTCAGAAAGGTTAATGGCAAACAATTCAGGCAACAGTGCTTCCGAAGCTATTATTGATAATTACCTCAAAATTAAAAATGCCCTGGTTGCAGATAATCAAGAGGAAGCTGCCAAAGCTGGGGGTCTGTTGATATCGGATTTTGAAAAATTTGATAAAACTTCGTATTCTTCTGAGGAGCAAAAAGAATTGACCGATATTATTGAAGATGCAAAGGAACAAGCCGAACATATTTCAGAAAGTCCTATGGATCATCAACGAGAGCATTTTGATATTCTCAGCAAGGATGTTATCGATATGATTGCTATTACTGGAACCGATAAGAAGTTGTACCAGGATTTTTGCCCAATGTATAATAACAAGAAAGGGGCTCAATGGCTTAGCAGTACAGAAGAAATCAAAAACCCGTTCTTTGGAAGCAAAATGATGAATTGTGGAGAAGTTCAAAAAGAGATTAATTAATCATAACCTATAAGGTATTCCTCGCCCTTCAGGGGAGTACTTGTAGGTTTAATTGAATATTTCGATGAAGATTCCAAAAATCATAGCATTTATTCTATTGGTAGCTTTTATAGCCATCCAATTTTTCCCTACCAGTCGCAACCAAAGCAACGTTGTCCCTCACACCGATTTTATGGTTGTTAACAATGTGCCAGCCAACATAGAGAACAAAATTCAGGTCTCCTGTTATGACTGTCATAGCAACAATACCGCTTACCCTTGGTACAATAAAGTACAACCGGTTGCCTGGTTTCTGGAAGATCATATAAAAGAAGGAAAGGCTGAGTTAAATTTTAATGAATGGGATGAATATTCAGACCGAAGAAAAAACAGCAAGCTAAGGTCAATTATCAGTCAAATTGAAGATGATGAAATGCCACTGGACTCTTATACAATTATTCATGCGGATGCAAAATTTTCCGAAGATGAAAAATCTGAAATTATAGCGTATATGGCCCAGTTGAAAAATAGTTTATAACATTAAAAACAAGAAAATGAAAAATCTAAAAATGAGTATAGCAGCAATGTTATTGATGGCAGTTTCTTTTGCAAATGCACAGGAAAAGATGAACCACGAACACGGAGATATGAAAGGAGACATGAAAATGGATCATAGTAAAATGGCGAATATGAAAAGTGATGCAAAGGCAGAGGCGATTTTAAGTGACTATTTCAACTTAAAGAATACTTTGGTGGCAGATGACACCAAAAAAGCAGCCCAAGAAGGATCCAAATTGGTAGCTTCCCTAAAGGCTTTTAATGCCAGCAGCTATTCAAAAGAAAACCAAAAAGAGCTGGCCGATATCATTGAAGATGCTACCGAGCATGCCGAGCATATCATTAAAAGTGCGATAGACCACCAACGTGAGCATTTTAAGATCTTAAGTATGGACATAACAGATATGGTTGCCATTACAGGAACAAAAAACACGCTTTACGAACAGTTTTGCCCAATGTATGATAAAGGAAGTGCTTGGTTGAGCACAAGCAATGAAGTGAAAAATCCATATTACGGAAGCAAAATGCCTACATGTGGGAAAGTTCAAAAGACTATTAATTAGATAAACCCTTCCTTAAAAATCTTTTAACTATCCTGGTTTATTAGTTTATAGAAGGAGGTAATATGATAAGAATATATGAATAGTTCTAAAGCCCTATCATGGGAAGGAAAACAATATTAAAGGTTAGTGTTAATTCCTTCCCGTGCCAGGCACAAATTAAAGTCCTAATAGAGAGAAAGGGAAACTTTTTTCATTGTTTGGTTAGTAAAGACTTTTCTCTTGCTTAGGCACTAAAAAAAAGAAAAAAAAGAATCCGATGAAAGATTGTTGCAAAACAGGTATCGAAAAGGATCAGAAGCAAGGAGGCTTCAAAAAATGGTTTAATTACATTATGTATGCAATTTTAGCCGCCGTAATTATTGGGACTTTAGTGTTTCAAATATTTAGTTAAAAGAATAAGATAAAATGGTTATTGAAAACAATGACGATACCTCTAGAAAAACAGGTTTTTATAAACAACTGTTTAAAAAGGTATTACTTACTGTAAGCACAGTTATTGTGCTATCCTTAAGTTATACACTATGGGTTGATGCGAATTCTGATAACCTTGTTCTATCTCTTTTAATTGTTTGTTTGGCTTTGATTAAAACGTTTTATATCGTTAGACTCACTTTAATACAGTTAAGTAAAATAATCGGGGAAAGTCACCAGCTTACACACGTGCTCACTTTATTCAGTGTATTAATTTTTTTAATTATCCTTTCGTTTTCGGAAGATTATCAAGCTTTATATGTTTTGAATTCTGAAAATTTTAAAACCGCTACATTAATTAGTAGTTCCGTTTTACTGCAATTCTTTGATTTTTCGTATTTCAGCTTGATCACTTTTTCGTCCGTTGGTTATGGCGATATGGTTCCAGTATCCATTGCGGGCAAGCTATTGGTAATGATGGAGATTTTCTTGAGCTTTTTGGTGCTGGTCTTTGGCATTGCCAACATTAATAGAATACACGTTGATAATAAATAACCATTTAAAACTAAAATTATGAAAACAATTAAAACAATTACACTCGTAATAATTCTCATTGCAACTTTCAGCTTATCCAA is from Gillisia sp. Hel1_33_143 and encodes:
- a CDS encoding zinc-dependent alcohol dehydrogenase family protein — encoded protein: MKGLVYGGPGKISYKEVSKPEIKLPTDAIVKILKTTICGTDLGILHGKTPSVKPGTTLGHEGVGVIEEVGAGVVNFKKGDKVIISCITACGTCEYCKKQMYAHCKDGGWILGNLINGTQAEYVRIPHADNSLYEAPNEVDDEALVMLSDILPTGHEIGVINGCVKPGDTIAIIGAGPIGMSALLTAQFYSPSKIFMIDLDENRLELAKKWGATETINSGSEDAIKKILAETVEGVDVAIEAVGAPATFDICQQIVKPGGHIANIGVHGKSVELKIQDLWIQNITITMGLVNTNTTPMLLKTIISDRIQPQKLITHHFKLEEIMKAYEVFGNAEVEKALKIILIN
- the uvrA gene encoding excinuclease ABC subunit UvrA, producing the protein MDYIHDNKTNKEGFVEIIGARQNNLKNVSLDIPRDALVVFTGVSGSGKSSLAFGTLYAEAQRRYLESVSPYARRLFHQMPIPEVDQIEGLPPAVALQQQRSSGSTRSSVGSVTTLSNLLRMLYSRAGDYPQGQSLLYADSFSTNTPEGACPVCHGLGRVYEVTESSMVPDDTLTIRERAIDAWPTAWQGKNLRDILVTLGYDVDVPWKDLPKKDRDWILFTDEQPQVPVYRDLGKEEVKKAIKNKMEPSYMGTYIGAKKHILHTFSNSQSALMKKRVSKYMLSSECPSCHGKRLRKESLSVTFEGYDIADISRLPLKKLLSIFTPYSNGTAPALIQLIKKHQEKGMVAQRIAEDLVARVKVLIELGLGYLSLERNTPSLSPGEHQRLRLATQVRSNLFGVVYVLDEPSAGLHPADTEALLKTLDGLKATGNSLFIVEHELDVIRHADWIVDVGPEAGEGGGEILYSGAPKGLKEVARSKTREHLFNELPFKQLTAREPSGWLKLKGVTRNNLENLNVSFPIGVLTSVTGISGSGKSSLVSQVLVELIANHLGNSPVIEDEVEDELQNETIETLGGEISEGSEHIKRMVVVNQKPIGRTPRSNLATYTGLFDVVRKLFASTKLAKSRKYNAGRFSFNVGKGRCPNCDGEGFVMVELLFLPSVYAPCPVCNGTRYNEETLEVEYQGKNIADVLSMTVNEALIFFENEDRVYRTLKVLKDVGLGYLRLGQPATELSGGEAQRIKLSKELQRVNRANTLYVLDEPTTGLHPTDVEKLQLQLARLVDSGNTVIVVEHDMQIIAGSDWVIDIGPGAGDEGGKIVAEGIPQNVAKNKQSKTAKYLDRTLKGTQ
- a CDS encoding NAD(P)H-quinone oxidoreductase, which encodes MKAIHITKSGGPEVLQIRETPKPSIEKDEVLIKVKAAGVNRSDVITRKNTKAYGKGVTEALIPGLEVSGEIAEIGENVHNKKIGDKVCALIASGGYAEYVAVKSSHCLPIPEGVSLINAASLPETIFTVWFNVFQLGNLQPGEKLLIHGGTSGIGTMGLQMAKAMGSKTFTTAGSDEKIEFLNNMNVGKAINYKKEAFEEVLKDEKIDVILDMVGGDYTQKNLDILNKKGRLININGMKSNDVNINLRTIMSKNLTMTGSFLKPQDASVKTKIAEEVEKNIWPLFSSEKIKTIIYKKFPLEKAAEAHKLMESSEHIGKILLTID
- a CDS encoding site-specific integrase translates to MASIKIVRRKNKERKDGTAPLTLRISDNYKTSYKFIGQYVLEKDWDKNAGKVKRTHPYSQKLNNFLLKKLTEANDIYFDSKIELTTNQVKQKLKGAGGSKSFFAVATDRIKNKYERGTFSVVKSELSILYNLQEFLNFNIAKGKEISIQEIKLRRKERVSNGRKGNHSFIDSIEQFKKNKSLKFQDINEAFLDKYKDFCLVYLGQKTRTITNQLIFIRTLFNKAIKTGVVDAKFYPFGGEKEKIRIGSSHKIGLTSKEIEKIEILKLEPNTSIWHTKNVWLIAFYFAGIRISDAVQLRWSDFKDDRLLYVMHKNEKPVSLKIPQKAIKILNLYKKGKDENNGYVFPFLRSVEISNIEDIFKKTRNATKLFNKYLKCIATECNIDKNLSNHIARHSFGNIAGDRIHPLMLQKLYRHSDLKTTLNYQANFVHRDADDALDSVVNF
- a CDS encoding rubrerythrin family protein; amino-acid sequence: MKKSILVLLVAAFSLTTLFQSCNEKIEKKTVSNEIAEAEASSNSTIDEKSQDPQQLTITNMHDAYKGETTAHFKYAAYSKKAAEEGHPEIALLFKAASGAKLIHANNHKVVLLRMGESIPEITPEFSVNTTAENLKEAIEGESYEFNTMYPNFIKDANAVGNYMAQISLTYAYKVEQKHRDFYIEALKALEAGTDNTLATVYYLCPTCGNTYATVAPARCEISMTDSKLFIKVTSS
- a CDS encoding DUF2231 domain-containing protein, encoding MFTAPHIHAMVIHFPIALLLTGFLFELLSLLSKSHFVKKASFYLLLLGAIGAIVAYVSGSYAGDGMTDGILQEPLEIHEEAATITLWLAIITALIRASMYFFNYQRTWLKWSTFLLFLVLVASVARTGYLGGELVFKHGAGIELALPDFGDPSAE